A genomic stretch from Chelmon rostratus isolate fCheRos1 chromosome 14, fCheRos1.pri, whole genome shotgun sequence includes:
- the camlg gene encoding calcium signal-modulating cyclophilin ligand, with amino-acid sequence MESGEANEEKGGSLSAAQRRAEIRRRKLLMNSEDRMNRIVGYAKNESENNAGASRRPTEPHFHLDLDRTEPWSSSSSSARPSPFLPEVSGLGSRSHSSTPERRGSPLLGFSEPHGGSLEDDIAGIRQRPRGERVSDDLSGSPRRGLQKYLSRFDDAMKLRGQLANEKPVQDGGSDSEEFDAFRIFRLIGSVLLAVFVRVFVCKYLSIFAPFLTLELAYMGLSKYFPKVEKKAQTTVLTAALLLSGIPAEVINRSMDTYRRMGDVFADLCVYFFTFILSHEILQLIGSETP; translated from the exons ATGGAGTCCGGAGAGGCCAACGAGGAGAAGGGAGGCTCTCTGTCGGCGGcgcagaggagagcagagatcCGGAGGAGAAAACTGCTCATGAATTCAGAGGACAGGATGAACAGAATCGTGGGCTACGCCAAAAACGAGTCTGAGAACAACG CTGGAGCGTCCCGTCGTCCAACAGAACCCCACTTCCACCTCGATCTCGACAGGACAGAGCCGTGgtcttcatcctcatcttcgGCGAGGCCGTCGCCCTTCCTGCCGGAGGTTTCTGGGCTCGGCAGCCGCTCCCACAGCAGCACCCCAGAGAGGAGGGGCTCGCCCCTGCTGGGCTTCAGCGAGCCTCACGGAGGCTCTCTGGAGGACGACATCGCAGGGATCCGACAGAGGCCGAGGGGGGAGCGGGTATCGGACGACCTCAGCGGCTCCCCGCGCCGAGGCCTCCAGAAGTACCTGTCCCGTTTCGACGATGCCATGAAACTTCGGGGTCAGCTGGCCAACGAGAAGCCGGTCCAGGACGGAGGGTCTGACTCAGAGGAGTTTGATGCCTTCAGAATCTTTAGGCTCATCGGCAGCGTCCTCCTCGCTGTTTTTGTCAGGGTTTTTGTCTGCAAGTATCTG TCGATATTTGCTCCATTTCTGACCCTTGAGCTGGCCTACATGGGGTTGTCCAAATACTTTCCAAAG GTGGAGAAGAAGGCCCAGACCACTGTGCTGACCGCTGCCCTGTTGCTGTCCGGCATCCCCGCCGAGGTCATCAACCGCTCCATGGACACCTACAGGAGGATGGGTGACGTCTTCGCTGACCTCTGCGTTTACTTCTTCACCTTCATCCTCTCGCACGAGATCCTGCAGCTCATTGGTTCAGAGACTCCCTGA
- the ddx46 gene encoding probable ATP-dependent RNA helicase DDX46 isoform X1, producing the protein MGRESRYVGTTRHYRKRSASRGRSGSRSKSRSPDKRSKKDDRDRDRSRRERSRSRERRRSRSRDRKRARRSRSRDRRRSRSRERRRSGSRTRARRSRSGSPSKSRRPDEKSRSNEKDNIDPLSDKKKIKEEKEDEKVEDQDFDQNKLEEEMRKRKERVEKWREEQRKKAIENIGEIKKELEEMKQGKKWSLEDDDDDDEDISAPMEADDDEDGEGKGERKEKEIKEEKKEEGEKEKETPMEQQAEEDDVDPLDAYMEEVKQEVKKFNMGAMKGNDKKGAMTVTKVVTVVKTKKGPHTHKKKGELMENDQDAMEYSSEEEEVDLQTALTGFQTKQRKILEPVDHGKIQYESYRKNFYVEVPELARMTQDDVTAYRLELEGITVKGKGCPKPIKTWVQCGVSMKILSALKKHSYEKPTPIQAQAIPAIMSGRDLIGIAKTGSGKTIAFLLPMFRHIMDQRPLEESEGPISVIMTPTRELALQITKECKKFSKPLGLRVVCVYGGTGISEQIAELKRGAEIIVCTPGRMIDMLGANSGRVTNLRRVTYVVLDEADRMFDMGFEPQVMRIVDNIRPDRQTVMFSATFPRAMEALARRILAKPIEVQVGGRSVVCSDVEQHVLVIDEDKKFLKLLELLGHYQEKGSVIIFVDKQEHADGLLKDLMKASYPCMSLHGGIDQYDRDSIINDFKNGACRLMVATSVAARGLDVKQLILVVNYSCPNHYEDYVHRAGRTGRAGNKGYAYTFITEDQVRYAGDIIKALELSGSPVPPELEQLWASFRDQQKAEGKTIKSSSGFSGKGFKFDETEHALANERKKLQKAALGLQDSDDEDGALDIEEQIESMFNSKKRVKDLSAPGAAAGAAGAVAATAAVPGGLPGLGPTSAGNIQKLEMAKRLALKINAQKNLGAEAQDVMQQATNAILRGGTIMTPSVSAKTIAEQLAEKINAKLNYTPVEKLEEERQAAEQAETVKRYEEELEINDFPQTARWKVTSKEALQRIGEYSEAAITIRGTYFPPGKEPKEGERKIYLAIESANELAVQKAKTEITRLIKEELIRLQNSYQPTSKGRYKVL; encoded by the exons ATGGGACGTGAGTCAAGGTATGTCGGAACTACCAG ACACTACAGGAAACGTTCCGCGTCTCGGGGACGGTCAGGTAGCCGGTCAAAGAGTCGCTCCCCGGACAAACGCTCCAAGAAAGACGACCGGGACCGCGACCGAAGCAGGAGGGAGCGGTCACGGAGCCGGGAACGCCGTCGGTCCCGGtccagagacagaaaacgaGCCAG GCGCTCcaggagcagagacagaaggaggagcagaagccgagagaggaggaggtcaggCAGCAGAACGCGAGCCCGGAGGTCCCGATCTGGTAGCCCCAGCAAGAGCAGAAGACCAGATGAAAA gTCAAGAAGCAATGAGAAAGACAACATTGATCCGTTATCTGACaagaaaaagattaaagaagaaaaagaggatgaGAAGGTTGAAGAT cAAGACTTTGATCAGAACAAActagaggaggagatgaggaagaggaaggagcgTGTGGAGAAgtggagggaggagcagaggaagaaggcCATCGAAAACATTGGCGAGATCAAGAAAGAACTGGAGGAGATGAAGCAGGGCAAGAAGTGGAGCctggaggatgatgatg ATGACGACGAAGACATTTCAGCTCCAATGGAGGCCGATGACGATGAAGATGGGGAAGGGaagggggagagaaaagagaaggagataaaggaggagaagaaagaagagggtgagaaggagaaggagacgCCCATGGAGCAGCAGGCCGAGGAAGACGATGTGGATCCTCTGGACGCCTACATGGAGGAGGTGAAACAGGAGGTGAAGAAGTTCAACATGGGAGCCATGAAAGGAAACGATAAG AAAGGAGCAATGACAGTAACCAAAGTGGTGACAGTTGTTAAAACCAAGAAGGGACCTCACACTCACAAGAAGAAGGGTGAGCTGATGGAGAATGACCAGGATGCTATGGAA TACtcatcagaggaggaggaggtggatcTGCAGACGGCTCTGACGGGCTTCCAGACCAAACAGAGGAAGATCCTGGAGCCTGTTGACCACGGGAAGATCCAGTACGAGTCGTACCGCAAAAACTTCTATGTGGAGGTCCCTGAGCTCGCCAGGATGACTCAGGATG ATGTGACTGCATACAGACTGGAACTGGAAGGGATTACTGTAAAAGGGAAGGGCTGTCCCAAACCCATCAAGACCTGGGTGCAGTGTGGGGTGTCTATGAAGATCCTCAGTGCTCTGAAGAA GCACAGCTACGAGAAGCCCACCCCAATCCAGGCCCAGGCAATCCCTGCTATCATGTCGGGTCGAGACCTGATTGGCATCGCTAAAACTGGCAGTGGGAAAACCATAGCCTTCCTGCTGCCCATGTTCCGACACATCATGGACCAGAGGCCCTTGGAAGAGTCTGAGGGACCAATCT CTGTAATCATGACTCCCACCAGAGAGTTGGCTCTGCAGATCACCAAGGAGTGTAAGAAGTTCTCTAAACCACTGGGACTCAgggtggtgtgtgtttatggaggCACGGGTATCAGtgaacag ATTGCTGAGCTGAAGAGAGGTGCTGAGATCATCGTTTGCACGCCGGGAAGAATGATTGACATGTTGGGGGCCAACAGCG GTCGAGTCACCAACCTGCGGCGAGTTACATATGTGGTGTTGGATGAAGCAGACAGGATGTTTGACATGGGCTTTGAGCCACAG GTGATGCGTATTGTAGACAACATACGTCCAGACCGTCAGACTGTCATGTTTTCAGCCACCTTCCCCAGAGCCATGGAGGCGCTGGCTCGTAGGATCCTGGCCAAGCCCATTGAGGTCCAGGTGGGAGGCCGCAGTGTCGTCTGCTCTGATGTGGAACAACACGTG CTGGTGATTGATGAGGACAAGAAGttcctgaagctgctggagctgctcgGTCACTACCAGGAGAAGGGCTCGGTCATCATCTTTGTGGACAAGCAGGAGCATGCAGACGGACTGCTCAAAGACCTGATGAAAGCCTCGTACCCCTGCATGTCACTGCACGGAG GAATTGACCAGTATGACAGAGACAGCATCATCAATGACTTTAAAAATGGAGCATGCCGTCTGATGGTGGCCACCTCTGTGGCTGCCAGAGGCCTGGACGTCAAGCAGCTGATCCTGGTGGTCAACTACAGCTGCCCCAACCACTACGAGGACTACGTCCACAGGGCCGGACGCACAGGCCGAGCAGGAAACAAG GGCTACGCCTACACCTTCATCACAGAGGATCAGGTTCGCTATGCTGGTGATATCATCAAAGCCTTGGAGCTGTCCGGCTCTCCTGTCCCACCTGAACTGGAGCAGCTTTGGGCCTCCTTCAGAGACCAACAGAAAGCG GAGGGTAAGACCATTAAGAGCAGCAGCGGCTTCTCAGGAAAAGGCTTCAAGTTTGACGAGACAGAACATGCCTTGGCCAATGAGagaaagaagctgcagaaagcTGCTCTCGGACTGCAGGACTCTGATGATGAGGATGGAGCCCTGGAT ATTGAGGAGCAAATCGAGAGCATGTTCAACTCCAAGAAGAGGGTGAAGGACCTGTCTGCTCCCGGGGCGGCCGCCGGTGCTGCAGGAGCAGTTGCCGCCACGGCAGCCGTCCCTGGAGGGCTGCCAGGCCTCGGGCCCACGTCTGCTGGAAACATCCAGAAACTGGAGATGGCCAAGAGGCTTGCGCTCAAAATCAACGCTCAGAAGAACCTGGGCGCCGAGGCTCAG GACGTGATGCAGCAGGCCACCAACGCCATCCTGCGGGGCGGCACCATCATGACACCCTCGGTGTCAGCCAAGACCATCGCAGAGCAGCTGGCGGAGAAGATCAATGCCAAGCTGAACTACACCCCCgtggagaagctggaggaggagcggcAGGCGGCTGAACAGGCTGAGACCGTCAAGCGATAcgaagaggagctggagatcaATGACTTCCCTCAG ACGGCCAGGTGGAAGGTGACTTCTAAAGAAGCTCTGCAGAGGATCGGTGAATACTCTGAGGCCGCCATCACCATCAGAGGAACCTATTTCCCTCCAGGAAAAGAGCCAAAGGAGGGAGAACGCAAGATCTATCTGGCTATTGAAA GTGCAAATGAACTGGCTGTGCAGAAAGCCAAAACGGAGATTACGCGGCTAATCAAGGAAGAGCTCATCAGATTA CAAAATTCCTACCAGCCTACGAGCAAAGGCCGGTACAAAGTGTTGTAG
- the ddx46 gene encoding probable ATP-dependent RNA helicase DDX46 isoform X2, translating into MGRESRHYRKRSASRGRSGSRSKSRSPDKRSKKDDRDRDRSRRERSRSRERRRSRSRDRKRARRSRSRDRRRSRSRERRRSGSRTRARRSRSGSPSKSRRPDEKSRSNEKDNIDPLSDKKKIKEEKEDEKVEDQDFDQNKLEEEMRKRKERVEKWREEQRKKAIENIGEIKKELEEMKQGKKWSLEDDDDDDEDISAPMEADDDEDGEGKGERKEKEIKEEKKEEGEKEKETPMEQQAEEDDVDPLDAYMEEVKQEVKKFNMGAMKGNDKKGAMTVTKVVTVVKTKKGPHTHKKKGELMENDQDAMEYSSEEEEVDLQTALTGFQTKQRKILEPVDHGKIQYESYRKNFYVEVPELARMTQDDVTAYRLELEGITVKGKGCPKPIKTWVQCGVSMKILSALKKHSYEKPTPIQAQAIPAIMSGRDLIGIAKTGSGKTIAFLLPMFRHIMDQRPLEESEGPISVIMTPTRELALQITKECKKFSKPLGLRVVCVYGGTGISEQIAELKRGAEIIVCTPGRMIDMLGANSGRVTNLRRVTYVVLDEADRMFDMGFEPQVMRIVDNIRPDRQTVMFSATFPRAMEALARRILAKPIEVQVGGRSVVCSDVEQHVLVIDEDKKFLKLLELLGHYQEKGSVIIFVDKQEHADGLLKDLMKASYPCMSLHGGIDQYDRDSIINDFKNGACRLMVATSVAARGLDVKQLILVVNYSCPNHYEDYVHRAGRTGRAGNKGYAYTFITEDQVRYAGDIIKALELSGSPVPPELEQLWASFRDQQKAEGKTIKSSSGFSGKGFKFDETEHALANERKKLQKAALGLQDSDDEDGALDIEEQIESMFNSKKRVKDLSAPGAAAGAAGAVAATAAVPGGLPGLGPTSAGNIQKLEMAKRLALKINAQKNLGAEAQDVMQQATNAILRGGTIMTPSVSAKTIAEQLAEKINAKLNYTPVEKLEEERQAAEQAETVKRYEEELEINDFPQTARWKVTSKEALQRIGEYSEAAITIRGTYFPPGKEPKEGERKIYLAIESANELAVQKAKTEITRLIKEELIRLQNSYQPTSKGRYKVL; encoded by the exons ATGGGACGTGAGTCAAG ACACTACAGGAAACGTTCCGCGTCTCGGGGACGGTCAGGTAGCCGGTCAAAGAGTCGCTCCCCGGACAAACGCTCCAAGAAAGACGACCGGGACCGCGACCGAAGCAGGAGGGAGCGGTCACGGAGCCGGGAACGCCGTCGGTCCCGGtccagagacagaaaacgaGCCAG GCGCTCcaggagcagagacagaaggaggagcagaagccgagagaggaggaggtcaggCAGCAGAACGCGAGCCCGGAGGTCCCGATCTGGTAGCCCCAGCAAGAGCAGAAGACCAGATGAAAA gTCAAGAAGCAATGAGAAAGACAACATTGATCCGTTATCTGACaagaaaaagattaaagaagaaaaagaggatgaGAAGGTTGAAGAT cAAGACTTTGATCAGAACAAActagaggaggagatgaggaagaggaaggagcgTGTGGAGAAgtggagggaggagcagaggaagaaggcCATCGAAAACATTGGCGAGATCAAGAAAGAACTGGAGGAGATGAAGCAGGGCAAGAAGTGGAGCctggaggatgatgatg ATGACGACGAAGACATTTCAGCTCCAATGGAGGCCGATGACGATGAAGATGGGGAAGGGaagggggagagaaaagagaaggagataaaggaggagaagaaagaagagggtgagaaggagaaggagacgCCCATGGAGCAGCAGGCCGAGGAAGACGATGTGGATCCTCTGGACGCCTACATGGAGGAGGTGAAACAGGAGGTGAAGAAGTTCAACATGGGAGCCATGAAAGGAAACGATAAG AAAGGAGCAATGACAGTAACCAAAGTGGTGACAGTTGTTAAAACCAAGAAGGGACCTCACACTCACAAGAAGAAGGGTGAGCTGATGGAGAATGACCAGGATGCTATGGAA TACtcatcagaggaggaggaggtggatcTGCAGACGGCTCTGACGGGCTTCCAGACCAAACAGAGGAAGATCCTGGAGCCTGTTGACCACGGGAAGATCCAGTACGAGTCGTACCGCAAAAACTTCTATGTGGAGGTCCCTGAGCTCGCCAGGATGACTCAGGATG ATGTGACTGCATACAGACTGGAACTGGAAGGGATTACTGTAAAAGGGAAGGGCTGTCCCAAACCCATCAAGACCTGGGTGCAGTGTGGGGTGTCTATGAAGATCCTCAGTGCTCTGAAGAA GCACAGCTACGAGAAGCCCACCCCAATCCAGGCCCAGGCAATCCCTGCTATCATGTCGGGTCGAGACCTGATTGGCATCGCTAAAACTGGCAGTGGGAAAACCATAGCCTTCCTGCTGCCCATGTTCCGACACATCATGGACCAGAGGCCCTTGGAAGAGTCTGAGGGACCAATCT CTGTAATCATGACTCCCACCAGAGAGTTGGCTCTGCAGATCACCAAGGAGTGTAAGAAGTTCTCTAAACCACTGGGACTCAgggtggtgtgtgtttatggaggCACGGGTATCAGtgaacag ATTGCTGAGCTGAAGAGAGGTGCTGAGATCATCGTTTGCACGCCGGGAAGAATGATTGACATGTTGGGGGCCAACAGCG GTCGAGTCACCAACCTGCGGCGAGTTACATATGTGGTGTTGGATGAAGCAGACAGGATGTTTGACATGGGCTTTGAGCCACAG GTGATGCGTATTGTAGACAACATACGTCCAGACCGTCAGACTGTCATGTTTTCAGCCACCTTCCCCAGAGCCATGGAGGCGCTGGCTCGTAGGATCCTGGCCAAGCCCATTGAGGTCCAGGTGGGAGGCCGCAGTGTCGTCTGCTCTGATGTGGAACAACACGTG CTGGTGATTGATGAGGACAAGAAGttcctgaagctgctggagctgctcgGTCACTACCAGGAGAAGGGCTCGGTCATCATCTTTGTGGACAAGCAGGAGCATGCAGACGGACTGCTCAAAGACCTGATGAAAGCCTCGTACCCCTGCATGTCACTGCACGGAG GAATTGACCAGTATGACAGAGACAGCATCATCAATGACTTTAAAAATGGAGCATGCCGTCTGATGGTGGCCACCTCTGTGGCTGCCAGAGGCCTGGACGTCAAGCAGCTGATCCTGGTGGTCAACTACAGCTGCCCCAACCACTACGAGGACTACGTCCACAGGGCCGGACGCACAGGCCGAGCAGGAAACAAG GGCTACGCCTACACCTTCATCACAGAGGATCAGGTTCGCTATGCTGGTGATATCATCAAAGCCTTGGAGCTGTCCGGCTCTCCTGTCCCACCTGAACTGGAGCAGCTTTGGGCCTCCTTCAGAGACCAACAGAAAGCG GAGGGTAAGACCATTAAGAGCAGCAGCGGCTTCTCAGGAAAAGGCTTCAAGTTTGACGAGACAGAACATGCCTTGGCCAATGAGagaaagaagctgcagaaagcTGCTCTCGGACTGCAGGACTCTGATGATGAGGATGGAGCCCTGGAT ATTGAGGAGCAAATCGAGAGCATGTTCAACTCCAAGAAGAGGGTGAAGGACCTGTCTGCTCCCGGGGCGGCCGCCGGTGCTGCAGGAGCAGTTGCCGCCACGGCAGCCGTCCCTGGAGGGCTGCCAGGCCTCGGGCCCACGTCTGCTGGAAACATCCAGAAACTGGAGATGGCCAAGAGGCTTGCGCTCAAAATCAACGCTCAGAAGAACCTGGGCGCCGAGGCTCAG GACGTGATGCAGCAGGCCACCAACGCCATCCTGCGGGGCGGCACCATCATGACACCCTCGGTGTCAGCCAAGACCATCGCAGAGCAGCTGGCGGAGAAGATCAATGCCAAGCTGAACTACACCCCCgtggagaagctggaggaggagcggcAGGCGGCTGAACAGGCTGAGACCGTCAAGCGATAcgaagaggagctggagatcaATGACTTCCCTCAG ACGGCCAGGTGGAAGGTGACTTCTAAAGAAGCTCTGCAGAGGATCGGTGAATACTCTGAGGCCGCCATCACCATCAGAGGAACCTATTTCCCTCCAGGAAAAGAGCCAAAGGAGGGAGAACGCAAGATCTATCTGGCTATTGAAA GTGCAAATGAACTGGCTGTGCAGAAAGCCAAAACGGAGATTACGCGGCTAATCAAGGAAGAGCTCATCAGATTA CAAAATTCCTACCAGCCTACGAGCAAAGGCCGGTACAAAGTGTTGTAG
- the c14h5orf24 gene encoding UPF0461 protein C5orf24 homolog gives MMRQVSSSDFCMNSRPSCLAEDGHHPASHFELCTSQSNKFYPPPPPSLQMTLAPMTLPAQSHKPMVCQRQEVLVGDPRSPGKIPAIKSADQAADEGKKKNKAVGKTGRRGRPLGTTKLAGYRTSTGRPLGTTRAAGFKTSPGRPLGTTRAAGYKVSPGRPPGSIKGLSRLNKLAYGSTCSGAAFPYPLPHKEILCEPCKEKQANE, from the coding sequence ATGATGCGCCAGGTGTCAAGCAGTGACTTCTGCATGAATAGCAGGCCGTCGTGCCTGGCAGAGGACGGCCACCACCCCGCCTCCCACTTTGAACTGTGCACCTCCCAGTCCAACAAGTTCtaccctcctccccctccgtCCCTGCAGATGACGCTGGCTCCCATGACCTTACCTGCCCAGAGCCACAAGCCCATGGTGTgccagagacaggaagtgcttgTGGGCGACCCCCGCTCGCCTGGAAAAATACCCGCCATTAAAAGCGCTGACCAGGCGGCGGATGAAggcaagaagaagaacaaggcCGTCGGGAAGACGGGCAGACGCGGGAGGCCTTTGGGGACCACCAAGCTAGCCGGGTACAGAACCAGCACAGGGCGACCCCTCGGCACCACCAGAGCTGCCGGGTTCAAGACGAGCCCGGGAAGGCCGCTGGGTACGACCAGAGCGGCGGGGTACAAGGTCAGCCCCGGACGGCCTCCCGGCAGCATCAAGGGCCTCTCTCGCCTCAACAAACTGGCTTACGGTAGCACCTGCAGCGGAGCAGCTTTCCCCTATCCGCTACCACACAAGGAAATCCTCTGTGAACCCTGCAAAGAGAAGCAAGCAAATGAGTGA
- the LOC121617212 gene encoding tripartite motif-containing protein 16-like — translation MAQQVIQLDGEKLSCLICLDLLKDPVTIPCGHNYCMSCIKKCWAEENEGITHSCPHCRQSFTQRPALVKSTILAELVEELKKAADHSYAGPGDVACDFCTGMKLKAFKSCLVCMASYCEQHLQPHYDVAPLKKHKLAEATLQLQENICSIHNEVMKIFCRTDQQCICYLCTMDDHKGHDTVSAAAERAERQTALGMSLQKVRLRIGDREKEVKELQRRVEAINLSADEAVRDSEKLFTELIRLIEKRSSDVKQQIRYQQKTVVRRAQELKEKLQQEITELQRRGTELEKLSSTEDHLHFLNNYPSLSPLSEPDDLPITKFPPLCSFKGVTAAVSEARDKLQAVLSEESAEISLAVAEVRVLLPQAEPTSRAEYLKYFRQITLDPNTVNASLSLCDGNRKATLMEKERVYSAHPDRFLTWSQVLSREGLTGRCYWEVKWSERVIAAVAYKDINRTGTRAECVFGFNDKSWSLDCCSGTYIFRHNSIEMPISAPQTSTIGVYLDHQAGTLSFYSISETMTLLHRVQTTFTQPLYPGFWLPSFVGATAELCELKQTTV, via the coding sequence ATGGCGCAGCAAGTGATTCAACTGGATGGAGAAAAACTGAGCTGTTTGATCTGTCTGGACCTTCTAAAAGATCCGGTGACCATTCCCTGTGGGCACAACTACTGCATGAGCTGTATTAAAAAGTGCTGGGCGGAGGAGAATGAAGGGATAACGCATAGCTGCCCTCATTGCAGACAGAGCTTCACACAGAGGCCTGCCCTGGTCAAAAGTACCATTTTAGCAGAGTTAGTGGAGGAACTGAAGAAAGCAGCTGATCATTCCTACGCGGGACCTGGAGACGTAGCCTGTGATTTCTGCACTGGGATGAAGCTGAAAGCCTTCAAGTCCTGTCTGGTGTGTATGGCCTCTTACTGTGAGCAACACCTCCAGCCTCACTACGATGTAGCTCCACTGAAGAAACACAAGCTGGCTGAAGCCACTTTACAGCTTCAGGAGAACATCTGCTCCATCCACAACGAGGTGATGAAGATTTTCTGCCGCACTGATCAGCAGTGCATCTGTTATCTCTGCACCATGGACGATCATAAAGGCCATGACACAGTCTCTGCCGCAGCAGAAAGGGCCGAGAGACAGACGGCGCTCGGGATGAGTCTGCAAAAAGTCCGACTGAGAATcggggacagagagaaagaagtcaaggagctgcagaggagggtggaggctATCAATCTTTCCGCGGATGAAGCTGTGAGGGACAGCGAGAAGCTTTTCACCGAGTTGATCCGGCTCATTGAGAAAAGAAGCTCTGACGTGAAGCAGCAGATCAGATATCAGCAGAAAACTGTAGTGAGGCGAGCTCAAGAGCTTaaggagaagctgcagcaggagatcactgagctgcagaggagaggcacTGAGCTGGAGAAGCTCTCAAGCACAGAGGATCACCTGCATTTCCTGAACAACTACCCCTCGCTGTCACCTCTGAGTGAACCTGACGACTTACCCATCACTaaatttcctcctctgtgctctttTAAGGGTGTGACAGCGGCTGTGTCGGAGGCCAGAGATAAACTGCAGGCTGTTCTGAGTGAGGAGTCGGCAGAGATCTCTCTGGCAGTGGCTGAAGTGCGTGTTTTACTCCCTCAAGCAGAGCCCACAAGCAGAGCGGAATATCTGAAATATTTCCGTCAAATCACACTGGATCCAAACACAGTAAACGCAAGTTTGTCATTGTGTGACGggaacagaaaagcaacattaaTGGAGAAAGAGCGGGTCTATTCGGCTCACCCAGACAGATTTCTGACATGGTCTCAGGTCCTGAGTAGAGAGGGTCTGACTGGACGCTGTTACTGGGAGGTGAAATGGAGCGAGAGGGTTATTGCAGCTGTTGCATACAAGGACATTAACAGAACCGGGACcagagctgaatgtgtgtttggatttaaTGACAAGTCTTGGTCATTAGATTGTTGCAGTGGTACTTATATATTCAGACATAACAGCATTGAAATGCCCATCTCAGCCCCTCAGACCTCCACAATAGGCGTTTACCTGGATCATCAGGCAGGTACTCTGTCTTTCTACAGCATCTCTGAAACAATGaccctcctccacagagtccagaccacgttcactcagcctctctatCCTGGATTTTGGCTTCCAAGTTTTGTTGGAGCCACTGCTGAGCTGTGTGAGCTCAAGCAGACAACAGTTTAA